The DNA sequence TCAAATCAGACTATAACTGCTACTGTCTGGAGGCGAAAACATTTATAGAAGATCCTGACAGGCTCATTAATATTTTAAAACCTATATTGGCTTCTACTTTTACCAAAAATGAAAAAAAAGAAAGTTTTGATGATTTAATGCTGAAGCTAAAGTCAGTTTATGGCGATAAATATAAGCACATAGAAGCCGATATTAATAGCCTTCGATATTTCCATGTGGTTAGAGAAGAAAGTCAGTATTTATGGGAAAGCTTATTTTACTATGTCAGAAAATGTGTGACTAAAGTAAATATGCTTCTACTTAAAAATGAAAATTATAAAACCGGTATATCCAATCTTTTCTTTAATGAACTGATAGAAGCTATGAAGAGAGGATATCTGAATAAGAAAGACCTTGAAAATATCAAAAACAGGAATGAAAAATTTCCACTCTCAATAAAAGTATGGCAAGCATCAAAGTTGCTTATCTTTGATGCGAAAGGTGATATTTTAAAAGGTGTAAGCGGAAGTTTTGGCAAAGTAGTAGGAAGGGCCTGTATTATTCACAGTCCAAAGGAATTTTATAAAATGCAAAAAGGTGATATTTTGGTATGTCATCTGACAGATCCTGAATGGACTCCGCTTTTTAAACTGGCAAGTGCAGTGGTGGCTGATACCGGAGCGGCTCTAAGTCACGCTGCAATAGTTGCAAGAGAATACGGTATTCCGGCGGTACTTGGAGTAGGCTTTGCAACAACAAAATATAAGGATGGTGATATGCTTCAAGTAGACGGTGATGAAGGAACCGTACGAGGTTTATGATATGGATAAAGAAATGAAAAGAAAGGCAATTTTAAATGATGCTCTTCTACCACTACTTATAAAAACCTCCATTCCCACTATTATCGGTATGCTGGTAATGGTCATTTACAATCTTACAGATACCTTCTTTGTAGGTATCTGTAACAATAAGTCTATGACTGCAGCAATCGGTATAGTGTTTAGCTTTATGAGTTTTATACAGGCACTGGGATTTTGGTTTGGATATGGAAGTGGCAATATAATGTCAAAAAAAATAGGAGAGCAAAATGATAAAGAGGCTAAAGATATGGCTTCCATAGGGATATTCTTTGCAGTATCAACCGGATTAATTATCGCCCTTTTATCACTGATTTTTATTATTCCACTCTCAAAGTTTTTAGGTGGTAATGCCTCAGATGATTTGCTTAAATTTACTGTAAAATATTTGCAAATAATTATTCTAAGTATACCTTTCGGTCTTTATTCACTTACTGTTTATAATCAGCTCAGACTATGCGGAAATGTGAAAGAAGGGATGACCGGACTGCTTTTTGGAATGATCACAAATATGATACTGGATCCTGTAATGATGTTTACTTTAAAACTTGGCTTTATCGGAGCCGGCTACGCCACTCTTACAGGACAGATAGTAGGCTCTTTTGTACTGACATATTTCTCTTTTAAATCAGGAAATATATCTTTTAATTTAAGCTTTAATAAAGAGAGAATATATCATATCCTGGCCGGCGGTATGCCGAATTTTTCCAGACAGTCCATTACAAGTATTGCTCTGATTTTACTGAATATTACTGCTGCAAAATATGGAGATTCACTTCTGGCGGCTTTGACAGTAAGCTCAAGAATATCGGCAATCGCCTATATGATAATGATAGGCTGGTCTCAAGGCTTTCAGCCAATCTGTGCAATGAATTACGGGGGAAAGAAATATAGTAGAGTACAAGAGGCTTTTAAGCTTACTGCCATTATAGGCAGTATATTTTTGATTTTTTCTGCGATATTTTTATATGTCTTTTCAAATGAACTTGTTAAAACTATGACTGCTGACAGTGAGGTTATCTCCATCAGTGTACAGATATTACATATGCAGTGTATAACCCTACCCTTTGTAGGTTTCTTTGCGGTAAGTAGTATGCTTTTACAAAATATAGGAAAATACCTTATGGCTTCCATACTTTCCATCTCACGCCAAGGAATATTTTTTATACCCCTACTTTATATTTTATCCGGCTTATTATCCCAATATGGAATATACCTGCTGCAGCCTTTGTCAGATGTACTCTCCTTTGCTTTAGCTGTTTTTATGGTAAGAAGTGTTTGGAAATCTTTTGTTAAAATAATTTGATATATACAAGTCTGTGATATAAATTAAACACTTAAAAACTATATTTATGTTACAATACAAATATAGTTTTTTAGGTTACAGCATATGAGGTTTCATATATGGATAAAATCAAGATAGAAAAAAATACCGTTCAAGGAACATTGATCATTCCATTATACGGACGAAAAATGTGTTCTGAGAAGTTCCCTGATCTGTATAAAGATAATTCTGCCAAAGAATTATGTGAAAGATTGGATTATGATTTTTCAGAAATTGAAAAAAAAAGCAATTCCTTTCTGTATGAATTCGGGGCTCTTGAAGCTGCAATGAGACAGCTGGATATTATATCAGAGATCAAAGACTATTTAAAAAAACATACAAAAGCAACCATTGTAAATCTCGGATGTGGCTTAGATGAAACCGGAAAGGCCTGCGATAATGGTCTATGTCAAATAGTAAATGTGGATTTTCCGGATATTATAGAAATTAGAAAAAAGATTATTCCAAACAGAGATAGCGAAATAAATATCTCCTGTAATTTAAAGGATTATTCCTGGATGAAACATGTTGATAATTCTAAAGGAGTAATTTTCTTTGCGGCCGGAGTTTTTCATTATTTTAAAATAGAAGAAGTTAAATCATTAATACTTGAACTTGCTAAAAGATATAAAGGTGGATGTTTAATCTTTGACAGTGTAGGTGAGCTCGGTGTAAAGCTTTTAATGAAAACGACTCTAAAAAATATGGGCATCAGCGGTATAGATGGATTATTCTATTTGAACAATCCATTAAAAGAGATTAATTGGTCAAATGAAATAAAGGTGAGTTCCAAACCCTATATGTTAGGTTATTATAATATGAGAAGTCCAAATATTTTCTTCTCTCATCGCTTGCTTGCTAATATATGCGATAATTTTTTAAAAATGGCTATAAACAGAATAGATTTTAAATAAGGAATATATATGAATATTTTAGTAGTTGAAGATGAAGTGTTGCTTGCCTCATCTCTTACAGAAATTTTAGAAGAATGCGGACATACTGTAGAATGTGCGTATGACGGCATGGAAGGTCTGGAGCTTGCAAGGTCTTCACATTTTGATCTGCTTGTACTTGACTTAATGTTACCAAAATTGAACGGTTTTGAGGTAGCCAGAACTCTCAGGAAAGAGAAAAACGGACTTTCTATTTTGATATTGACTGCCAAATCAGATATCCTTGACAGAGTGGAAGGACTGGATTCGGGTGCAGACTATTATCTTACAAAACCTTTTGACAGAAGAGAGCTATTAGCCTGTATAAATGCTCTACTTCGCAGACAAGGAAAAGAAGTAAATCAGGTAAGCTTTGGTAATACCTCTTTGGATATAGATTCCTCAGAACTTATATCCGGCGATAACTCCATTCGCCTCTCCTCCAAGGAGTTTCAAATGATGAGACTACTTTTAAAGGAAGGCAAAAACAATATTTCAAAAACTCTGTTCCTTGAAAAAATCTGGGGCTATGACAGTGATGCCACAGAAAATAATGTGGAAGTATATATCGGTTTTTTAAGAAAGAAGCTTAAGACATTGTCATCAGATATATCAATCGTGGCCAGCAGAGGTCTTGGATATCATTTGGAAATAAGAGGTGATGAATGATTGAGAAACTACAAAAAAAACTTACATTGCTTTTATCTTCTGTAAGTATTTTTTTACTTGTTTTCATGCTTATATTCCCTTTTCTTTTTAACAGAAACGGCATTTACAGCGATATGAGAGCCACACTTTCTGAATCTATGAATACTCCAATGTATCAGGACTCAGTATCCGGATCCTATGCTGTTTTTCAAATGTTGTTTGACTCTGACGGAAATATCATAGATACAAATGGAGCTGATTTTTTTCTTGATAGCGAAATAAAACAGGATTTAATATCAGATGCATTAAACAAAGTAAATAGAAATTCAAGCAGGTTTTATTCATCAATAAATGGTGGAAAGCTTCAATATATCTGCGAAGTCAAAGCTCCACCGGATCGCTTTGATGATGAAGAAAGGGGACCTCATAATAAAACAGATAAATCAGATATAAATATAGATTCTTCAGAGAATAAATCAA is a window from the Lachnoanaerobaculum umeaense genome containing:
- a CDS encoding MATE family efflux transporter, with translation MKEPYEVYDMDKEMKRKAILNDALLPLLIKTSIPTIIGMLVMVIYNLTDTFFVGICNNKSMTAAIGIVFSFMSFIQALGFWFGYGSGNIMSKKIGEQNDKEAKDMASIGIFFAVSTGLIIALLSLIFIIPLSKFLGGNASDDLLKFTVKYLQIIILSIPFGLYSLTVYNQLRLCGNVKEGMTGLLFGMITNMILDPVMMFTLKLGFIGAGYATLTGQIVGSFVLTYFSFKSGNISFNLSFNKERIYHILAGGMPNFSRQSITSIALILLNITAAKYGDSLLAALTVSSRISAIAYMIMIGWSQGFQPICAMNYGGKKYSRVQEAFKLTAIIGSIFLIFSAIFLYVFSNELVKTMTADSEVISISVQILHMQCITLPFVGFFAVSSMLLQNIGKYLMASILSISRQGIFFIPLLYILSGLLSQYGIYLLQPLSDVLSFALAVFMVRSVWKSFVKII
- a CDS encoding class I SAM-dependent methyltransferase, which gives rise to MDKIKIEKNTVQGTLIIPLYGRKMCSEKFPDLYKDNSAKELCERLDYDFSEIEKKSNSFLYEFGALEAAMRQLDIISEIKDYLKKHTKATIVNLGCGLDETGKACDNGLCQIVNVDFPDIIEIRKKIIPNRDSEINISCNLKDYSWMKHVDNSKGVIFFAAGVFHYFKIEEVKSLILELAKRYKGGCLIFDSVGELGVKLLMKTTLKNMGISGIDGLFYLNNPLKEINWSNEIKVSSKPYMLGYYNMRSPNIFFSHRLLANICDNFLKMAINRIDFK
- a CDS encoding response regulator transcription factor, yielding MNILVVEDEVLLASSLTEILEECGHTVECAYDGMEGLELARSSHFDLLVLDLMLPKLNGFEVARTLRKEKNGLSILILTAKSDILDRVEGLDSGADYYLTKPFDRRELLACINALLRRQGKEVNQVSFGNTSLDIDSSELISGDNSIRLSSKEFQMMRLLLKEGKNNISKTLFLEKIWGYDSDATENNVEVYIGFLRKKLKTLSSDISIVASRGLGYHLEIRGDE